One part of the Eucalyptus grandis isolate ANBG69807.140 chromosome 10, ASM1654582v1, whole genome shotgun sequence genome encodes these proteins:
- the LOC104423873 gene encoding uncharacterized protein LOC104423873 produces the protein MSKPDHESLSYEEAKRNKRMKWTIGITAFVIFQVVVAVFFVLVIMKFKSPKFRVGEFDVQTLNVGTQASPSFDMSFVAPIRIKNTNWGPFKYDATTVSFIYGGVQVGQATIPKSKANFKSTKKIDVNVTLSSTSSSNLGSSELITLNSQGELKGKVTVMFMFKKTKVSQMNCTMAVNTTTKAVQSLSCK, from the coding sequence ATGTCAAAGCCCGACCATGAGTCCCTGAGCTACGAGGAGGCGAAGCGCAATAAGAGGATGAAGTGGACGATCGGCATCACTGCCTTCGTCATCTTTCAGGTCGTCGTGGCCGTCTTCTTCGTCCTAGTCATCATGAAGTTCAAGTCCCCCAAGTTCAGGGTCGGCGAGTTCGACGTCCAGACCTTGAACGTCGGGACTCAGGCCTCGCCCTCGTTCGACATGAGTTTCGTTGCTCCCATCCGGATCAAGAATACCAACTGGGGTCCCTTCAAGTACGACGCGACTACGGTGAGCTTCATTTACGGAGGCGTTCAGGTAGGGCAAGCAACGATTCCAAAGAGCAAGGCCAACTTCAAGTCCACCAAGAAGATCGATGTGAACGTGACCTTGAGCTCTACTAGCAGTTCGAATCTAGGGAGCTCGGAACTCATAACGTTGAACAGCCAAGGCGAGCTCAAAGGGAAGGTGACAGTTATGTTCATGTTCAAGAAGACGAAGGTGTCCCAGATGAATTGCACTATGGCTGTCAATACGACAACAAAGGCAGTCCAGTCCCTGTCATGTAAATAA
- the LOC104423872 gene encoding uncharacterized protein LOC104423872, with amino-acid sequence MSKPDHESLSHEEAKRNKRMKWTIGITAFVIFQVVVAVFFVLVIMKFKSPKFRVGEFDVQTLNVGTQASPSFDMSFVAPIRIKNTNWGPFKYDATTVSFIYGGVQVGQATIPKSKANFKSTKKIDVNVSLSSTSSSNLGSSELITLNSQGELKGKVTVMFMFKKTKVSQMNCTMAVNTTTKAVQSLSCK; translated from the coding sequence ATGTCGAAGCCCGACCATGAGTCCCTGAGCCACGAGGAGGCGAAGCGCAATAAGAGGATGAAGTGGACGATCGGCATCACTGCCTTCGTCATCTTTCAGGTCGTCGTGGCCGTCTTCTTCGTCCTAGTCATCATGAAGTTCAAGTCCCCCAAGTTCAGGGTCGGCGAGTTCGACGTCCAGACCTTGAACGTCGGGACTCAGGCCTCGCCCTCGTTCGACATGAGCTTCGTTGCTCCCATCCGGATCAAGAATACCAACTGGGGTCCCTTCAAGTACGATGCGACTACGGTGAGCTTCATTTACGGAGGCGTTCAGGTAGGGCAAGCAACGATTCCAAAGAGCAAGGCCAACTTCAAGTCCACCAAGAAGATCGATGTGAACGTGAGCTTGAGCTCCACTAGCAGTTCGAATCTAGGGAGCTCGGAACTCATAACGTTGAACAGCCAAGGCGAGCTCAAAGGGAAGGTGACAGTTATGTTCATGTTCAAGAAGACGAAGGTGTCCCAGATGAATTGCACCATGGCTGTCAATACAACAACAAAGGCAGTCCAGTCCCTGTCATGTAAATAA